In Streptomyces sp. DG2A-72, one genomic interval encodes:
- a CDS encoding TrkA family potassium uptake protein: MANFLHSLRRRRRKRLAGHAAAAGHGDQRVAVIGLGRFGSSLAHELMRRGWDVLGVDTDPHLVQRLSDDLTHTAVADCTDPEVLRQLGVHEFSSAVVGIGTDIEASILIASNLMDVNVPNIWAKAISRQHGQILERLGVHHVVLPEHEMGERVAHLVTGRMLDFIEFDDDYALVKTVAPAISTGMPLGESQVRSKYGVTVVGIKRPGEGFTYATAETVIEKGDVIVVTGKIHDVESFAELS, translated from the coding sequence TTGGCTAACTTTCTGCACTCGCTGCGCCGGCGCCGCCGCAAGCGCCTCGCGGGGCACGCTGCTGCCGCCGGTCATGGTGACCAGCGTGTGGCCGTGATCGGTCTGGGCCGCTTCGGCAGCTCGCTGGCTCATGAGCTGATGCGGCGCGGCTGGGATGTCCTCGGCGTCGACACCGACCCCCACCTCGTCCAGAGGCTGAGCGACGATCTCACCCACACCGCGGTCGCCGACTGCACCGACCCCGAGGTGCTGCGCCAGCTCGGCGTGCACGAGTTCAGCAGCGCCGTGGTCGGTATCGGCACCGACATCGAGGCCAGCATTCTGATCGCCTCCAACCTGATGGACGTGAACGTGCCCAACATCTGGGCCAAGGCCATCAGCCGCCAGCACGGCCAGATCCTCGAACGCCTCGGCGTGCACCACGTCGTGCTGCCCGAGCACGAGATGGGCGAGCGCGTCGCCCACCTGGTCACCGGCAGGATGCTCGACTTCATCGAGTTCGACGACGACTACGCCCTGGTGAAGACCGTCGCCCCGGCCATTTCCACCGGTATGCCACTCGGAGAGAGCCAGGTGCGCAGCAAGTACGGGGTGACGGTCGTCGGCATCAAGCGGCCCGGCGAGGGCTTCACCTACGCCACCGCCGAGACGGTCATAGAGAAAGGGGACGTCATCGTCGTCACCGGCAAGATCCACGATGTGGAGTCCTTCGCCGAACTCAGCTGA